The Apium graveolens cultivar Ventura chromosome 10, ASM990537v1, whole genome shotgun sequence nucleotide sequence taaagacttcatttattaagcttgtaaaagCAAAGTTGTGCTGTTGAATTTATCgtagctaatcaattcattgattagattctagcaacctcaaggtttatatcaataaaataatatattcctcgaattattttgtgtctattttgattccgtacttataacgaagaacttgaaacgaatcaaaaaagattgtaggtattgTATTCAATCCGCCCCCCTTATACGATACTTTGGAACTAACAATAACATTTGTAAACTTGTTTCTAGATCTCTACTTTATGGAAACAATATTATTTTGTGACTTCTGCAACTATTAATTTACACTTTTATCAAATTTTGGAAGCGGCTTATGTCGATGAACGGTTATACATCTGTGGTCTTTATAAATTAACGTCATAAGTGGAAGCTTAATTTCCATCTCAATATGTGATATTAGATTGTGTTACATATTCAGCTCTTGTCTACTGTTGTTTTATTGATCTACGACCGTATACCTCTACAATCATCTAGTACTTCATGATTGTAATTCACGTTGAGCACAACATTTTTATGCACTCATTTTACATATTAAGTGTAACTTGTGTATTCGGCAGTTCCTTATTTAGCACTATGCATAACTCATTGGTAACCTCTGTTTTGATCAAGAAAACCGATAAAATGAATATGCTAATGAGGGCTACAGATTCAGAGATTTGGATAAAAGGAAGAAACTTATAATATCCTAACCGCTCATGTTATTTTGGTGATTGATTTTTTAATATGCTAGTTTTAGCCTGTGTCGGGGGGAGTAAAAGACCAGGGAAGGTTTGGACCCTCCCTAAAATTGGTCCAAATTATTTTCTTAAGAAAGCCCAATGTAAAAGTTCCACAAAAAATACACATTCACAAAACTCACGCATCAGCACATACACATCAATGAGAAATTCAGAAAATAGAGAAATGTGATAACAGAAGAGAGATGTGACCGAGAGAGATGTGATAATAGTGAACAAAAACGGATAAGTGATAATAGTTTGTAACATGATAGGGGACGAATGGttaaatgtttaaataatttATTGATAATATATATTGAGCGTTATATTTTCCTAAGCATGAAATCTGAAGATGTACTTCAAACGTCCGGAGCGAGGACGAGAGCGCTAAAAACATATAATTGTAATATAATATGTTTTTCATGATATTGTTTTGCACTTTTCTACTTTTAGTTGAGAATTTTTTTAGGTTATTTTTGTCTTCTCTCTCATTTCAACAACTCTCATTCTTTACACTTCTTTCGAGCCGCTTATCACTACTTTAGGTAGCACTATGGCCTTCACTATGGCCTTCAAAAAAAATTACAATTTTGCTtttataaaaacgtaaattttaattattttttgcAAAACGACTTTTTTGGGGAAAAAATGTACGCAATTTTACAACTGAAATTAACAAACTCAACTTTATTGAAAATTTAGGAATAATAATCAGTGGTTGAAAATTGCATTTAAAGTTACACCCAACTTACAAAATCTTGTATCTCTAATTGGGATTTTCATTTAATATTGGATTTGTTAAATCAAATGTACCCTTGTTAAATGTAATCAAAAAcagttttaattattttgttaaaaCAAAAGTCTCATTTTCTCTAGTTACAAAATCGTAAAAAGAACTTTAAAAAGTTAGCACTTTTACTCGTTTTCctttatttaattaattcataaataaataaacttcatagaaattttagaaaattcaaaCAACACATCTCACAAGAAAACAAACACCCATATTTTTACAAAAACATTTTCCTAtactttttaataaaaaataataagaaaATATTTAATCTACATAATACGTTACACCAACATAACAGATATTGACACACATTATTAAACACAATAAATCACAAAATTCCAAAAAATTTCTTCTCTAGGTAGTATTAGGGCGAGCAAAACCGAGAAACTGAACCGAATCGTATAATTTCGGTTCTGTTTGgtttaatttttcaaaaatttcggTTAATTCATTTTTCGGTTTTAACTGAAATAATATTGGTTCAGTTCGGTTAATCTAAAAATTAATTCGGTTTAACTGAAATAACATaaatctaaatatatatttttgaattatattatatatatatatataatgtaataTAGTAAATATAAACAAAAAAACAGACTTTATGTATCTTCAATTGGTTAGAATGTATGTATCTtcaattttttacatatataatataatatatattcttttaatatttcgaattattttttgtttccattttaaattattttgacaaattttcaaaatatttcgGTTTTCAGAAACCAAACCGAATTAACTGAAATAATTCAGTTCGGTTTGTACATAAgtttggttcggttcggttcgatTAGGAAAAAATTATCACTTCGGTTTTCGGTCAGCAAACGTAAACTATGGCCTTTAAATATAAgtatttaatttttttgtaaGAAATgtaaacttttaaaaaaaatgcaaaatgattttttttttagaaaatgACGAGCTATACAATTTTACAACTGAAATTAACCAAAATTAATTTTACTAATAAAttgaaaataataatattcatgagactactctaatagaaaccaattttagaatataaaatagaaactgaataatattattttttaaattactttgaaatatatcaaatatggtatgcaaatcgatcgttgagcgatggagaaaaatacagtgaattCGGATTTAAAAAAACATACCCTTTAACGggaaaaatcaatttaaaaatggaGGGGAAAAACTGAGATTGTCTGTTGTAGGGTACAAATTAGTTGGGTGTGATATTTTAAGGGGTATCGGACATTAAATTAAATTGAtctaataatttattaatttctAGTTTATAttctaatttaattttaatttgatcATTTGCCTAATAATCATATTTAGTTGAAAATTGCATTTAAGGTTGCACCCAATCTACAAAATCTTGTAATTGTAATTGTATTTGGTTGGAAGTTGCATTTGGATTTGTTAAATTAAATGTAATCCTCTTAGAAATTGTTTGGTTTAGCTCATTCTCATATTTCAAACCCATATGTGGTGTTTAGTTGACTATTTTAAAATTAGATACCATTTCTTATACCCATCTAGAATCAAATTTGATACATGTTGATTTAAGAGAGTGGTATGAGGTATAAATTAAATTTCATTATctcatttttatttataaagtTGAATACAATCTTAAAACATATATCTTAAATATCATGTTGTTTAATTTTAAATAAGTTAtgcttatttttatttaatacatattattaattattttttttgatttaaatattataaatgaacattgaaattttaaaattttaattttttaatcacttatatttatttatttttgtttgtAAGTTGTATAACAACTTAAATTCGACATATGCAATATATAAAAATTTGATTAAATCAATgaatcaaaaatatttaaatcaAAGAGATTTCATTCCAGCACCGAAACAACACATGATATGAGGATTGATTTCTGAACCCCATGTCGGTCCAACCTGATTCCTTATTCCAAACCCATATCGCCTTCTGAACCAAACGACCCCTTAAATGTAATCAAAAACAATTTTAATTATTTTGCATAAGCAGAAGTCGCACTTGGTTACAAACCATATTTTTATTACGAATATTTATAGAAAGCAGCAAAATCGTAAAAAAGCTTTAAAAAGTTTGCACTTTTGATCATTTTCCTTTAGTTAATTAATTCATAATAAATACCTTTcatagaaattttagaaaattcaaaCAACACATCTCACAAAAAAATAAACACCCATAAttccaaaataaataaattcctctactttttcataaaaaataataAGAAAATATTAAATCTACAAAATACGTTACACCAACATAACACATATTGACACATATTGACAGACATTGTCAAAAACaataaatcacaaagttccaaaAAAATTCTTCTCTAGAACCCACGAGATCACACAAAAAAACAAATTTCTATCTACCACCAtcgaaattaaaaaaaaactccaaaaaataaaataaagtacaAATTATATTACATCCTCGGACCCCCTCATCTGATAAGAGACACACTTGCAATTCTCGCCACCTTCTATAGTTCTACTCCTCCTTCTTCCGACAACAACTACTACATCTTCGCGATTTCCGAGGTAACATTCTTTTTACCCCCAATCTCAGTTTTACTGTCTGTAAATATTTGTTTTTAACTTCATTTTTTATGTAAGTCATTTCATTTCTAGTGTTCGTTTTATAGTTCATGTGATTTTACGTAGTTTTTGAATTTTAATTACTTGAtgttaattagggttttgaatttgTGATTATTTAGATTATTTTAATGTAGTTATACATTTTTAACTCCATGTTGATATGAATTTTTTTAATTGTAGCATTCGTTTTATAGTTGGTGCAATTTTAAgtaatttttttgtaattttgaTTGAATGGTTTGAATTTGTGAATATTTGTTGTGTGTAGTTGTTTCAACTCCATGTTAATGTAATTCCTGTTGAATTAGGCGTTAATTTTCGTGTAATTTACGTGATTATTGGTTcttgattatttttaaataaatgaTGTGGATTGAGGTTTTGAATTTGTGATTGTTTGTAGTGTGTATTTATTTTTAACTCAATGTTAATGTAATTCATATCAATTTAAGCTTTGATTTCGTATAATTTAGATAGTTATTGATTTTTAACCATTTTTAAGTGAATGATGTGGAATAAGGTTTTGAATTTGTGATTATTTACGGTATGTAATTAGTTTAACTCCATGTCGATGTCATTGATTTCGATTCAAGCCTTTGTTGCATGTAATTTATGTAATTGTTGATTTTTAAGCATTTTTAAGTGAATGATGTAAATTAAGGTTTTGAATTTGTAATTGTTTACGGTATGTAAATTAAGGTTTTGAATTTGTGATTGTGATTCTTTTTTATTCAAGCCTTTGTTGCAtgtaattatttatgtgattgTTGATTTGTAAGCCATTTTTGGTTAAATGATGTAAATTTGGGTTTGAATTTGTGATATAATTAGTTTATGATTACAGATATGGGGCCAACGGAAGATTGGGGAAATAAATCATGGACGGTGGATTGTGTGTGTGGAGTGAATTTTGATGATGGAAGGAAATGGTGAATTGTGATGAGTGTGAAGTGTGGGTGCACACGAGGTGTTCGAGGTACGTAAAGAGCGAGAAAGTGTTTAAGTTTGAGAAATGTAAGAGGAAGAGTAAGAGGGGTGAGAATATTAAGGATAAGGTTGCTGATAGTTTGCTTGGAATGGAGAATAAGAGTGGGGAGAATGTGGGGTCTAGCAGGACGTCTTGGACAGGGAAAGTTCCGAGGGAGGAGAGGGCGCATGTGCAAGGAGTGGTTGGTGGGGAAAATTCGGGAACGGGGATTTTTGGGTCGGCGTTGTGGAGGGTGAGTGGGTATGTATATAAGAAGTTTGGTTTTCAGTATAAGGAGTTTGATTGGAATGACGGGAATGAGACTGATGGTAATGAGGGTGGTGGAAATGAGCTTGGTAGTGAGGGTAGTAATTGGGGAGCGTTGTCTTTGTTGAATAATTATAAAGCGGGGGGTGTTGGTGGTAGTGTAAGTTTTGGTGCGGGGAAGAGAACAAGAGATGAAGAAAGTAATAAAAAGAAAGGGGAGGAAGGAGAGGAAGTTAATGACTAGAGTAGCCAGCAGAATCTTTTGAAAAAGGATAGGAGTTCGATGAAATCTATTATGAATTACTCTGGCAAGCATAAGAAAGAGGATTCACGAACTTCTGAGGATGTAAGTGCTTAACAAATAAACTAAACTTCTCTTCATCGTATAATTTGTGTGGGTGAAATATATAATAGAAAGCATTGTTGAACCTTGAAATatataatagaaagcatgatatCTTTAGGGAACTTCTGAATTGCAGAGGGGAGCAGTTCTACAACTAGTGAAAGTCTCATAATCTAAAAGATGAAAACCAATCAACTTTACGAACTAAGAAAAATAAAATCATTTACATG carries:
- the LOC141692222 gene encoding uncharacterized protein LOC141692222 — its product is MVNCDECEVWVHTRCSRYVKSEKVFKFEKCKRKSKRGENIKDKVADSLLGMENKSGENVGSSRTSWTGKVPREERAHVQGVVGGENSGTGIFGSALWRVSGYVYKKFGFQYKEFDWNDGNETDGNEGGGNELGSEGSNWGALSLLNNYKAGGVGGSVSFGAGKRTRDEESNKKKGEEGEEVND